TCGACTGCCCCATTCTGAGTCTCCTGAGGGAACCCGAAGGCGATGCACGAAGTGCAGATTGATGTCGCGTTTTCTGCAGTGACTGCATAGTGCAGAATCGCAATCGTACTGCGTCGTTGAAAAATGGCTGAAAATCGCACGATTCCGCTAGATTTCTGGCGGATTAATGCTGACTTGCTGCTATAGATTTCGAGCGGAAGAGCACGCATGCAGCGCGCCAGGGTGTTTTGGCGGCTTGCGTTTGCGTTTTTGCGCGGCTTGTTTTCGAATTGTGGTTTGGGCCGATAGTCGAATCGGTGCTTGAATCGTTATCTACTACTCTGGTTTTTCGACGCCCGATGCAACCCTTCGAATCTGCTTCTTCCCCTAGCGACATGCACGCCGCCGATGACACCCACTCCGCGCCCGATACCGCGTTGCTCGGCGAATGGCTGCCGGTCTGTAATAGCGCCGATGTGGCGGCCGGGCAGTCGCGCGGGTTTCTGGTGGCGGGCGAATGGCTGGTGGTCTGGCGCAGCGCGTCGGAGGATGACGTTCCGGCAGCGCCGCCCGATATCTCCACCGATGTGCACGTCTGGCGCGATCGCTGTCCGCATCGCGGGGCGCAGTTGTCGTTGGGCACGGTGACGGGCGGCATGATTGCGTGCCCTTATCACGGCTGGCGCTATGACGTCGATGGCGAATGCATCCACATTCCCGCCAATCCGTCGTTACGCCCCGCGAAGCGCGCTTGCGCGCGGACGTATCGCGTGAAAGAGAAATACGGCGTGGTCTGGACGTGTCTCGGCGAGCCTTCGCATCCGCTTGATTTCTTCCCGGAGTACGACACGCCCGGTGCGCGCCGGGTCAATCTTGCGGCGCAGACGGTGCGTTCATCGGCGCCGCGCGTGGTCGAGAATTTCCTCGATATGGCGCACTTTCCGTTCGTGCATACCGGCATTCTCGGCGATACATCGCACGCAGAAGTGCAGGATTACGAAGTGATTGAAACGGAGGGCGGGCTTGAAACGCGGCGGTGTCGCTTCTGGCAACCCGCGGGGTTGCCGGGACAGGAAGGCGTGGATATTGAATATGTGTATCGCGTGAAACGGCCGTTGGTGGCGAGTTTGTCGAAGGTGGCGCAGCACGGGGAAGGCGCGTTGCATTTGCTGCTGGTGGCGTCGCCCGTGAGTGAAACGGAGACGCGGGCGTGGATGGTGTCGGTGTTCAAGGATGAATCCGCGCACTCGGATCAGGCGCTGTATGACTTCAACATGCAGATACTGATGCAGGACACGCCGATTGTGGAATCGCAATGGCCGAAGCGGCTGCCGCTTGATCCGCAGGCTGAGTTGCATCAGGTTTGTGATCGGTTGTCGGTGGGGTATCGGGGGTATTTGAGGGAGCGCGGGTGGGGGTATGGGACGGAGTTGAGCGGGGGCTAGAAGCGGTCCCACTTTGCTCATGGACTACAGCGGGATCTGTTCGAATTTTCCACCTCTGTACCGCCATGGCACGCGAAACGCCGCGCCGCCTTTGACCGCGGGAGGATGTCCGATACTGCAGACCGTAGCTGCGATTAGCGACTGAAGTATCGGACAAACTGGTGGCAACGACGTCCGCAAATCAAGCCCGGCCAACGCCTTGGATCGACGCCACCACGCCTTACCAAGTGTCAGAAATATCGCGTAATAAGCGCCCGAGCAAGTTCTCAAAAGATCTCTAATACAGGGCCGTTAACGACGGTAGCGGCTACTACACTCATCGGTCGCTTCAGCAAGAATTCACGCTAACCACTCGGAGCAATGCATGTCCATTTCAGCACTGACAGGATCGGCTGCTAGCGCCGAACCGTGGGCGGTCAACCGCACGCGCGCAAACCAACAGAACGAGAATAGCGGCGATTCTTCGTCGGCCACGTCGACGGGCAGTACCGGCGGCACGAATCCGATGGCACAGGCTATTGCCGCGGCGTTGTCCCAACTTGGATTGACGTCATCGAGCGATACCTCTTCAACCAGCTCAAGCACAAGCTCGACACCCGCGACGGATTCAACCTCCAGCGCTTCGGCGCCGGCGGCGACCTCGGTAGCCGCAGCTCTACAGCAATTTCTCGGCTCGCTGTTCCAGGCGGCTGGGCAGCAGGGAAGCGCGGTCCCGGCATCGACGAGCACCAGCGACAGTGACACCGCCACCAGTGCTGTCTCGGCAACCAGCGCGACCAGTGCCGCTTCAACCGCAAACGCGGCGACGACCACGGCCGCGACAACCGCTCCCACCACGCCCACTAGCGCAGCGCCGGCTCATCATCACGGGCATCATCGGCACGGAGGTGGAGGTGGTGGTGGTGATCTGGCGTCTCAAATCTCCGACCTGGCTGATTCGTTGACCTCGAGCTCAAGCAGCACCACGCCGACCTCCAGCTCGACCAGTTCATCGTCCGATTCGAGCAGCGTCAGTGGTTTGACATCGGATTTTCAGAATCTGCTGTCGGCGTTGGGCTCATCGTCCGGTTCATCGTCGAGCAGCACGAATACCCAGTTGCAGACGTTCCTGCAGAGTCTTGCGAGCAACCTTCAGCAGCAAGGCGCGTCCAGCGCCAGCGGGATGTTCGTCAATACGGCGGCTTGAGCCGGAGACCGGGCGAGGCGCGGGAGGGTAGTTCGCCTGCGCCATGCGCGTCATCTCGCGCGCAAGGAACGACGGCCGTGTGCCAATGCGGTGTGCGAAATCCGTCAGCGCAAATGCGGTGACATCCTCGAGCCGGAAGACGTCGCCATCGCCGTGTCCCGCTCGACGTTCTCCCCGTAAGCGTTGAAACGGAGTCACGGGCCGTTCCCTATTCCTGGCGCGTGCCGCCGACGGCCTCGGTTCCGTGAAGGGTCGCTTCGTCATGTGCCGCCGCCTGAATCGCAGTCAGTGCGATCGTGTAGATGATGTCGTCAACGAGCGCGCCGCGCGACAGATCGTTGACCGGCTTGCGCAGTCCTTGCAGCATTGGGCCGACCGACACCACATTCGCGGAGCGCTGCACAGCCTTGTAAGTGGTGTTGCCGGTGTTGAGGTCTGGAAACACGAAGACATTGGCGCGACCGGCCAGCGGGCTATGAGGCGCCTTCTGCCTGGCAACGCTTTCAACGGAGGCTGCATCGTACTGGATCGGCCCGTCAATCACGAGATCGGGGCGCTGGCGGCGCACGAGCGCGGTTGCATCCGTCACCTTCTCCACGTCCCGACCCGCGCCCGAGGTGCCTGTCGAGTACGAAATCATGGCGATGCGCGGATCGAGGCCGAGCGCACGCGCGCTATCGGCGGACTGGATGGCGATCTCAGCCAGTTCGGTGGCGCTCGGGTCGGGGTTGATCGCGCAGTCGCCGTAGACCAGCACCTGATCCGGCATCAGCATGAAGAACACGCTGGAGACGAGCGTGGCACCAGGGGTCGTCTTGATCAGTTGCAGCGCGGGTCGCACCGTATTTGCCGTCGTGTGGACGGCTCCCGAAACGAGGCCATCGACTTCGCCTGTGGCGAGCATCATTGTGCCCAGCACGACGGGGTCTTCGAGCTGCTGCCGCGCCTGGAGTGCATTCAGGCCCTTTGCCCGGCGCAGTTCGACCATCGGCGCGACGTAGGTTTCCCGGATGGCGTCCGGGTCCACTATCTCGACGCTCGTGGGCAGATCGATGCCGTGGCTCGCGGCGACGGCGCGCACGGCGTCGGGCGCGCCGAGCAACACGCAGCGGGCAATGCCGCGTGCGGCGCAAGCGGCCGCCGCCTGGATCGTCCGCGGCTCATCGCCTTCGGGCAGGACAATGCGGCGGTTCGCGGCCCGAGCGGACTCCACAAGACGCTGACGGAACACGGCCGGCGACATCAGCGGCCGCTCGGGCACGTCGAGGCGGGCCACGA
This window of the Caballeronia sp. SBC1 genome carries:
- a CDS encoding aromatic ring-hydroxylating dioxygenase subunit alpha codes for the protein MQPFESASSPSDMHAADDTHSAPDTALLGEWLPVCNSADVAAGQSRGFLVAGEWLVVWRSASEDDVPAAPPDISTDVHVWRDRCPHRGAQLSLGTVTGGMIACPYHGWRYDVDGECIHIPANPSLRPAKRACARTYRVKEKYGVVWTCLGEPSHPLDFFPEYDTPGARRVNLAAQTVRSSAPRVVENFLDMAHFPFVHTGILGDTSHAEVQDYEVIETEGGLETRRCRFWQPAGLPGQEGVDIEYVYRVKRPLVASLSKVAQHGEGALHLLLVASPVSETETRAWMVSVFKDESAHSDQALYDFNMQILMQDTPIVESQWPKRLPLDPQAELHQVCDRLSVGYRGYLRERGWGYGTELSGG